Proteins from a genomic interval of Salmo salar chromosome ssa14, Ssal_v3.1, whole genome shotgun sequence:
- the LOC106570497 gene encoding transmembrane protein 249 produces the protein MTIGIFGTWDHQFNATEQALTDKIKNNPCYPFTTVKDVFVLEYLHENIWKGSLLLIASTIGTACYMNMEFGDHHKYTGFLVFSMCLSLWLVCSGAFRRRLVIDHKKKEYRYYIHTHLRHRGPLHQIYIRMIAQKSGQVLLMYKLMLNGYKIDERELSGFSEKYELLECQGRRIATKLNLNYFDYQDTSKRHLVIHRPKIILSANNDRNNPPV, from the exons ATGACTATCGGGATTTTTGGCACGTGGGACCATCAGTTCAACGCCACTGAGCAAGCACTCACAGACAAGATCAAGAACAACCCTTGCTATCCATTCACTACAGTGAAGGACG TGTTTGTTCTTGAATACCTGCATGAAAACATCTGGAAAGGTTCACTGCTACTGATCGCCTCCACCATTGGAACTGCCTGTTACATGAACATGGAGTTTGGG GACCATCACAAGTATACTGGGTTCCTGGTGTTCagcatgtgtctctctctgtggctggTCTGTTCCGGGGCCTTCCGCCGGCGCCTGGTGATCGATCACAAGAAGAAGGAGTACCGCTACTACATCCACACACACCTACGCCACAGGGGCCCCTTGCACCAGATCTACATACGCATGATAGCGCAGAAGAGTG GACAGGTACTGCTGATGTACAAGCTGATGCTGAATGGATACAAGATTGATGAGAGGGAACTCAGTGGCTTCTCAGAGAAATATGAG CTCTTGGAGTGCCAGGGCAGGAGGATAGCGACGAAACTCAACCTCAATTACTTTGACTACCAGGACACTTCTAAACGCCACCTTGTCATCCACAGGCCCAAAATCATCCTGTCTGCTAACAATGATCGCAACAATCCACCTGTCTGA